A genomic window from Silene latifolia isolate original U9 population chromosome Y, ASM4854445v1, whole genome shotgun sequence includes:
- the LOC141631298 gene encoding uncharacterized protein LOC141631298, producing the protein MGSVLRTKDEGGLGIKDREIWNKAMVGRLVDWIAVNRDSIWVQWIHNNYLKGQDWMAYKPSMNSSWAKGELVQGSAGWVGDPKHQFMGWLVAHAALNTTSKLVGFGVDIEDTCCICALTEETPEHLFCQCEYSKRIVKEVNRMTSWSFPESGVVEWCVQRTGTKVQKGVQIALMLSLIYHVWHQRNKARNEKVMLCPERVAKHIVEEMRIRVRGRDKMQLRLDELEWLKNMHLLV; encoded by the exons ATGGGATCTGTTTTGCGGACAAAGGATGAGGGAGGTTTGGGCATTAAGGATCGGGAAATTTGGAACAAGGCAATGGTTGGAAGACTAGTTGACTGGATAGCTGTTAATAGAGATTCCATATGGGTGCAATGGATCCATAACAACTACCTCAAAGGGCAGGACTGGATGGCATACAAGCCTAGCATGAATTCAAGCTGG GCCAAAGGTGAACTGGTACAAGGTAGTGCGGGATGGGTGGGTGATCCTAAGCATCAATTTATGGGCTGGTTAGTAGCACATGCTGCACTGAACACAACATCTAAGCTGGTTGGGTTTGGTGTGGATATTGAGGATACCTGCTGTATTTGTGCCCTAACTGAAGAGACCCCTGAACATCTCTTCTGTCAGTGCGAGTATAGCAAGAGGATTGTGAAGGAGGTGAATAGGATGACTAGCTGGAGCTTCCCTGAGAGTGGGGTGGTGGAATGGTGTGTGCAAAGGACTGGTACTAAGGTGCAAAAGGGTGTCCAGATTGCCCTGATGTTGAGCTTGATATATCATGTTTGGCATcaaaggaacaaggctaggaatGAGAAGGTCATGCTATGTCCAGAAAGGGTAGCCAAGCATATAGTAGAGGAGATGAGAATTCGAGTTCGTGGTAGGGACAAAATGCAGCTGAGATTAGATGAATTAGAGTGGCTAAAAAATATGCATCTGTTGGTTTGA